Below is a genomic region from Pseudophryne corroboree isolate aPseCor3 chromosome 5 unlocalized genomic scaffold, aPseCor3.hap2 SUPER_5_unloc_1, whole genome shotgun sequence.
agttgtgctgatttgttgtcaactgtacacactttatattctcagtaatgaatcgctttttcatgttattctaattttataccgtatgtaatattttttattttttttatttttatttttcatttttcaccggctaaagatgccacaaaaatggatgatgcgacggctgatgttattctacgggatatattgaacaaacctgattattgtcacaacacatctatacagaacagcaatgttgttgatgagcaaccgtttttcccacacgcgacagggggtcgtgctaaaacattcgaatataaagcaggtgtgtaatcaagcactgttatatggtatattgttatgcgttgatttaaatgctgattttcaggcagcgttgtttatatttattttataatatatgtattacagatgacgctgtagcaatgcgttatgcgccgacgataccatcaggatgtgatacagtagcgcaaataccccgtcttagtacaagcgggaaaatatcaaaacgcacaaccgccgctgaaacggaaagccatcaattcgcagcagcaggtgtgtaatcaaacactgttatatggtatattgttatgcggtgatttaaatactgatttacatgcagagtcgtttatatttattttataatatatgtattacagatgatgctgtagcaagacgctatgctcctttgataccaacagtcagtgatacatgcgcgcagatacacagacctagtacaagcgggaaaatatcaaaacgcacaaccgccgctgaagcggagaaccatcaattcgtaacgccggcaattgtacataaggacgttgctaggtcatcagttatggctgtgcataacggctgtatcgtcccgaacaaacgaaagccagctcgaccaagaacgaatgagagaagtcataattcaacatttacagatctgaaaagaaaattgtcatattccgaaaatgataagccgcaacggagaaggatcgcgttacaaactgtatcatgcgtaagtaatgatgttgctgtaacatcaaaacacacagcgtttaacactgcagaccgggatgtcgctggtaatacaaagactgtaaaggttaagagggcatcgcgtctctcaagaagtaatgttaagcaattgtcgcaatccgctgtaatcacaattccagatacacaggtttgttctgaaacagaaacaagacacatagcaggcattggtttgttatcaaatattgactcaagaagtaatgttaagcaattgtcgcaatccgatgtcatcactattaccgatacacaggattgctctgaaacagaaacaagacacatagccggtaatcctgtgatatcagatattgatgacataaatgggcaagagcttattacaaactgtgtagagtcaacgacacaagatccgcagaatagttctgatgaagtattatcagccgttgcaggaatacctggtgatactacaacggttgattgtgtaacatcaatgcccaatatttttacaacgacagccctggtacacgcatcggctgatgcttgtgtaccggcgcgagggctagcgcccgacatagttgatgaatgtcaaaattcagaacaattaggccaagacgctgaaatacaattttacgcgctgttgggtaagatacgggaagatgttgagaacatgggcgtaaaagccggatacttgttaaaacacattaaaggtgtgtgccacggtagtaaatgtaaacaagacattgttaaagaagttgttgagacgtatatgaatgtcatgtcaaaatacatagatcggtcggttaagaccactgaatttattaaagccaacatacatcattttgcagaaataaatgaaactgatccgtgactaggcatgctaggcaatggtttgaaacgtgttttaaatttaaatgactgtaaaaaaaaaccacgaattaaaccttgtttaacatacaagatctcacagttattccgacgcgcaaaggtgaaacaggctgtaacaacattaatcagatcgagaaagcgcaagcggcacagggaacatgcggtaggtggccaattgagaaaacgcaagcggcacagggaacatgtggtaggcggtcagcacagtgcgaggcgtgtagatttagatcaatccccaccccatgcattaccgaatgacgaatcacaggctgacaatattgagcgcgatgcaagccccatatatgatgatgcaggccgtgttgagtcacccggtaatgacgaaggtcggcaacatgtatacttagaggcaattaacagttatgaacgacaacgaccgaatttcagagccgttgagtaccacaatcactatcggtttgttaatttggacagggttacatcatttgtagagggggttcgagccattcatacggctatacaggccatgctcgatggtgtccttgcgggcgtggatccggccgaccgcgttcagcttagattggaggggggtgggttacacaatgccatctattcgcatcgtaagccgcaagaaacattagacgctgccagttttttgaatcagattacaaacacgcttcaaagtaacgctgaattcttattatccacaggcttaagatttgtgatcagtatttttaaaaacagggcagggtctggtttgactgggcgtagtttacagcgcctgccccaaagtttaataatagataaaagaaagagatatctctatgacttcagacgcgtaggtaataacctgtgtttggccgctagcgtctgtaaacttctggataaaggtaacaatgccaatgatcatgtaatacaggagagagcgatccaactacataaagctttgaatctgccgcttgataaagcggtcagctttagcgatgttgcaatttttgaaaattatttaaaagtatccatcaatctcctctattacagtcaagggtcttggaaatactacagtgcagacagtcgttacaaagacacgatctttgtgctatatcacgattgtcacttttatgggatactcgatatcaaagcgtttcttggtgcccgatattactgcgtccgttgtcatagcgcttaccatcatagaaataatcacgattgtcttttcttttgtaaggcttgtcacaggccggcttgtattgacgacggtgtgacggctttaaggtgttcggtgtgtagggtattttgtcgatcaaacgagtgtttagagctacacaaagctttagctcttgatcacaaaatatcctgtcttgaacatgtatattgtgacaagtgttgtctctacaggcgaacagatcataactgcagaggcctaaagtgccccatttgtaaggtgttcgttgatgggttttcgaaccatttgtgctatatacaaaccatcaagccggaagagcccacaaagaaatacatcttttatgattttgagtgtatgcaggagacgggtgtgcacataccaaactactgttacgctttaacattaacgggtgagaaagactgggagtttaagggtgttgcgtgtatcgaagactttgtaaagacgttcatgaaaccaaaatttgagcattacacattcatagcccataatgcaggtcgctatgatgcatattttgtgctgcgccagctgattaaggagaaattaaagattgaattattatctagaggcggcaacataatgtgcatcacggtaaaagatttgaagataagatttatcgactctttaaattttttacccatgcggcttagcaagttaccaaaggcgatggggtttgacggtaccaaaggttatttcccacatttttttaacacagctgataaccaaaattacataggaactatgccgtcaatagagtattttggtccacaatacatgatgcctgatgaattatctgagtttacagcttggtataaacagtgcgtacacaaaccgtttaactttcaaaaagagctcgtgcgatattgtaaagacgatgtgaaaatattacaaaaagcttgtgatgctttcagatctgctgttatagccatgacagaacaggagtttctaataacaaagaaaaaaaaaaaggttgtggttaaacgtcacatcgaggcttttcaattagtcacgttggcgagcgtatgcatggccatgtaccggtgtaaatttttacaggaaaagacactggcgcttgtaccgggtgataactatcacaagacgcagaagcgttactcaacgcccgccatacagtggttaatgtacatagaacacaaagaaggggtgagtataagacacgctttacaagggggtgagaagaaagttggtaaatacagcctggatggttatgccgtgattaacggaacacccactgcatttgaattccaaggttgtttttaccacggctgtggtgcttgttacaacgccgatgataaaaacaaactgactaaaacgacctacggtcaattacaccacaagacgcaggtaaagttgcactaccttaaacgttgtggatttcagatacgtgaaatctggggttgtgaatggaagtctatgctagattctgatgcggatctacaggcttttctgaagggtaaagatttacccgaacccttggagccacgtgatgctctttatggcgggcgcacaaacgccataaagctgtatcacaaaacaggctgtgatgaaaaaatacactattttgatttcaccagcctctatccgtatgttaataaaaccaaaacgtatcctatacagcacccacgcattatttataaggactttggtgatgtcacaaagtatttcggttttgccagggttaaagtttacccacctcgtggcctattctttccggttctgccggttaaaatgggcggcaagttaatgtttccattatgtcgcacatgcgctgagtctggacagactgagccgtgcgttcatgattcagaaaaacgtgcgctcatcggtacatggtgtaccgtggaactaaacttggctgtagaaatgggttacaaggtatgtaaaatctatgaggtgtggcattttgatgagagatctgacaaattgttttcaggctacattaaaacgcacctcagggataaacaagaggcctctggttatcccgaatggtgtacagacgccgagaaacgccaagagtatatagacgcctatcaaaaaaatgaaggcgtgtctttacgacccgaacacatagaaatcaaccccgctaaaagacaaatttcaaaattgtttttaaattccttatggggtaaatttggtcaacgtagcaacatgcccaatacgtgtctagtgactgaccccgacaaactttttgaatacgcgttcttaccgtactatgacgtgtccgctttggattttattgacgatgatacagttatggtaaattggaagtattccaaagatcattacaccaggggtgcaatttcaaatgtaactatagccatctttacaacggcttatgcacgtgttgaactgtacaaactactgtatagattacaagatagatgtctttatcacgacaccgattctgtaatttttgtcagtagacccggtgactggagcccgccattgggtgattatttaggtgagttgaccagcgaactgcccacaggcacacatataacagaatttgtctcagccggtcccaagtcatacggctatcgactaaacaacggaaagacctgtttaaaagttaaaggtataacgctcaatgttgataatgcgcagcacgttaactttgacagcctgaaagaactggtcttagattatcctttaaaccccgaaggcgatgaccagaaaaaggttgtgatccgtcaacccggtatagtacgtgtgaaaaagtgctggcagatagagacgcgtactttgcagaagacgcaaaggtgtgtttatactaaacggtctcttacggacaact
It encodes:
- the LOC134985576 gene encoding uncharacterized protein LOC134985576 — its product is MDDATADVILRDILNKPDYCHNTSIQNSNVVDEQPFFPHATGGRAKTFEYKADDAVAMRYAPTIPSGCDTVAQIPRLSTSGKISKRTTAAETESHQFAAADDAVARRYAPLIPTVSDTCAQIHRPSTSGKISKRTTAAEAENHQFVTPAIVHKDVARSSVMAVHNGCIVPNKRKPARPRTNERSHNSTFTDLKRKLSYSENDKPQRRRIALQTVSCVSNDVAVTSKHTAFNTADRDVAGNTKTVKVKRASRLSRSNVKQLSQSAVITIPDTQVCSETETRHIAGIGLLSNIDSRSNVKQLSQSDVITITDTQDCSETETRHIAGNPVISDIDDINGQELITNCVESTTQDPQNSSDEVLSAVAGIPGDTTTVDCVTSMPNIFTTTALVHASADACVPARGLAPDIVDECQNSEQLGQDAEIQFYALLGKIREDVENMGVKAGYLLKHIKGVCHGSKCKQDIVKEVVETYMNVMSKYIDRSVKTTEFIKANIHHFAEINETDP